The DNA sequence GTTCGTGCGATTAACCCGGTAGGGATCATTCTCTCAGGTGGACCAAACTCTGTATACGAAGATGGTTCATTTGATATTGACCCAGAAATTTTTGAACTTGGCATTCCAATTTTGGGAATCTGCTATGGTATGCAACTTTTAACTCATAAACTTGGAGGAAAAGTTGTTCCTGCAGGTGATGCTGGTAACCGCGAGTATGGCCAATCACCACTTACTCATACCACTTCTGCCCTCTTTGAAGGGACTCCTGAAGAACAGATTGTTTTGATGAGTCATGGCGATGCTGTTACAGAGATTCCAGCTGATTTTGTTCGTACTGGCACTTCTGCTGACTGTCCTTATGCAGCTATTGAAAACCCAGAAAAGCACATTTACGGTATCCAATTCCACCCAGAAGTGCGCCATTCTGTGTACGGAAATGATATCCTTCGCAACTTTGCCCTTAACATCTGTAAGGCTAAAGGCGACTGGTCAATGGACAACTTCATCGACATGCAGATCAAGAAAATCCGTGAAACTGTAGGTGACAAGCGTGTTCTTCTAGGTCTATCAGGTGGTGTTGACTCTTCTGTTGTTGGGGTTCTTCTTCAAAAAGCAATCGGTGATCAATTAATCTGTATCTTTGTAGATCATGGTCTTCTCCGTAAGGGAGAGGCTAACCAAGTTATGGACATGCTTGGTGGTAAGTTTGGTTTGAATATTGTCAAAGCCGATGCTTCAAAACGCTTCCTTGATAAACTTGCTGGCGTTTCTGATCCTGAGCAAAAACGGAAGATTATCGGTAACGAGTTTGTTTATGTCTTTGATGACGAAGCAAGTAAGCTAAAAGATGTGAAATTCCTTGCTCAAGGAACGCTTTACACTGACGTGATTGAGTCTGGTACAGATACAGCCCAAACCATCAAGTCACACCACAACGTTGGTGGTCTACCAGAAGACATGCAGTTTGAATTGATTGAACCATTGAACACTCTTTATAAAGACGAAGTTCGTGCCCTTGGTACAGAGCTTGGTATGCCAGACCACATCGTATGGCGCCAACCATTCCCAGGACCAGGTCTTGCTATCCGTGTGATGGGTGAAATCACTGAAGAAAAACTAGAAACTGTTCGTGAGTCTGATGCTATCCTTCGCGAAGAAATCGCTAAAGCGGGTCTTGACCGCGATATCTGGCAATACTTCACTGTCAACACAGGCGTTCGTTCAGTCGGTGTTATGGGTGATGGTCGTACTTATGACTACACGATTGCCATTCGTGCTATC is a window from the Streptococcus oralis genome containing:
- the guaA gene encoding glutamine-hydrolyzing GMP synthase, translating into MSKISTDLQDVEKIIVLDYGSQYNQLISRRIREIGVFSELKSHKISAAEVRAINPVGIILSGGPNSVYEDGSFDIDPEIFELGIPILGICYGMQLLTHKLGGKVVPAGDAGNREYGQSPLTHTTSALFEGTPEEQIVLMSHGDAVTEIPADFVRTGTSADCPYAAIENPEKHIYGIQFHPEVRHSVYGNDILRNFALNICKAKGDWSMDNFIDMQIKKIRETVGDKRVLLGLSGGVDSSVVGVLLQKAIGDQLICIFVDHGLLRKGEANQVMDMLGGKFGLNIVKADASKRFLDKLAGVSDPEQKRKIIGNEFVYVFDDEASKLKDVKFLAQGTLYTDVIESGTDTAQTIKSHHNVGGLPEDMQFELIEPLNTLYKDEVRALGTELGMPDHIVWRQPFPGPGLAIRVMGEITEEKLETVRESDAILREEIAKAGLDRDIWQYFTVNTGVRSVGVMGDGRTYDYTIAIRAITSIDGMTADFAKIPWEVLQKISVRIVNEVDHVNRIVYDITSKPPATVEWE